Proteins encoded together in one Micromonospora auratinigra window:
- a CDS encoding FHA domain-containing protein FhaB/FipA, which translates to MPELVITVARFGFLILLWIFVFTVVGVIRRDLFAGARSNRLVAAPRAVGAPAAGPAAKPAKAKRGRAAHQLVVTAGQLAGTRITLGEAQITIGRAEDSTLVITDDYASARHARLVPRDGQWFVEDLGSTNGTYLDRAKVTGPTPVPLGVPIRIGRTSLELRP; encoded by the coding sequence TTGCCGGAACTCGTCATCACCGTCGCCCGGTTCGGGTTCCTCATCCTGCTGTGGATCTTCGTGTTCACGGTGGTCGGGGTGATCCGCCGGGACCTCTTCGCGGGGGCGCGGTCGAACCGGCTGGTGGCCGCGCCCCGTGCGGTCGGCGCCCCGGCCGCCGGGCCGGCGGCGAAGCCGGCCAAGGCGAAGCGGGGTCGCGCCGCGCACCAGCTGGTGGTCACCGCGGGCCAGCTCGCCGGCACCCGGATCACGCTGGGCGAGGCTCAGATCACCATCGGGCGGGCCGAGGATTCGACGTTGGTGATCACCGACGACTACGCCTCGGCGCGACACGCCCGGCTCGTGCCGCGTGACGGGCAGTGGTTCGTCGAGGACCTCGGTTCGACTAACGGCACCTACCTGGATCGCGCTAAGGTCACCGGACCAACCCCCGTCCCCCTCGGCGTGCCGATCCGCATCGGCCGCACTTCCCTCGAATTACGGCCATGA
- a CDS encoding FhaA domain-containing protein — MPSGPEEEPVSVLQRFEKRLEGLVEGAFAKVFKGVVHPVEILNAMQREAEAHKAILAGGRTLVPNRYVIDLSPYDHSRLAPYAAALAQELAQSQAEFIGEQAWTVYGDVIVEIERGEGLDTGMFRVTAEVYTGGDVAPVSAPGGYDAGPAYPAYDQGGGYGPPPGHGGGRNVRLVSGDGRTYPLQMGSTVIGRGDQANLRLPDVGISRRHARLDFDGGQVVLTDLGSTNGTMVNGQRVSAVALNPGDMIQLGTTTLTFRVDG; from the coding sequence ATTCCCTCGGGACCCGAGGAGGAGCCGGTGAGCGTGCTGCAACGCTTCGAAAAGCGTCTGGAAGGCCTGGTCGAGGGGGCCTTCGCCAAGGTCTTCAAGGGGGTCGTGCACCCCGTGGAGATCCTCAACGCCATGCAGCGGGAGGCCGAGGCGCACAAGGCCATCCTGGCCGGCGGGCGCACGTTGGTGCCCAACCGCTACGTGATCGATCTCTCGCCGTACGACCACAGTCGGTTGGCGCCCTACGCTGCCGCGCTGGCCCAGGAGCTGGCCCAGTCGCAGGCGGAGTTCATCGGCGAGCAGGCCTGGACGGTCTACGGCGACGTGATCGTCGAGATCGAGCGCGGCGAGGGGCTGGACACCGGCATGTTCCGGGTCACCGCCGAGGTCTACACCGGTGGCGACGTCGCCCCGGTCTCCGCGCCCGGTGGCTACGACGCCGGCCCGGCCTACCCGGCGTACGACCAGGGTGGCGGCTACGGCCCGCCGCCGGGGCACGGCGGTGGCCGCAACGTCCGGCTGGTCTCCGGGGACGGGCGCACCTACCCGCTCCAGATGGGCTCGACCGTGATCGGCCGCGGCGACCAGGCCAACCTGCGCCTGCCCGACGTCGGCATCTCGCGGCGCCACGCCCGGCTCGACTTCGACGGCGGCCAGGTGGTCCTGACCGACCTGGGTTCCACCAACGGCACCATGGTCAACGGCCAGCGCGTCTCGGCCGTCGCCCTCAACCCGGGCGACATGATCCAGCTCGGCACCACCACCCTGACCTTCCGCGTGGACGGCTGA